In bacterium, one genomic interval encodes:
- a CDS encoding carboxypeptidase regulatory-like domain-containing protein yields MSRLRTSGGFTLIEVVLVILIIGIISGVAVSKLESTIETAQYEQTKQELDRLASAIVGDPAAYGSGSRVDFGYVGDVGALPPNLDALVSNPGGYASWQGPYISTGKSTVDFKQDGWSVDYLLQDTLIRSTGSGSNIDKVFAGATADLLQNVVEGIVLDASATAPGSTWDDQVQVDLVYPNGSGGTTTATIQPIPSGHFSFSNVPIGIHHLRVIFLPRTDTVTMPVTVYPKKTTRLEVVFPADLW; encoded by the coding sequence ATGAGCAGACTCAGGACATCCGGCGGCTTTACGCTGATCGAAGTGGTGCTGGTGATACTGATCATCGGTATCATCTCAGGCGTAGCTGTCTCCAAATTGGAGAGTACGATAGAGACGGCGCAGTATGAGCAAACAAAACAGGAATTGGATCGGCTGGCCTCGGCGATCGTAGGTGACCCTGCGGCGTACGGATCCGGATCACGAGTTGATTTCGGTTATGTGGGGGATGTCGGTGCACTACCTCCGAATCTCGACGCACTGGTGAGCAATCCAGGCGGCTATGCCAGTTGGCAAGGCCCCTATATCAGCACAGGGAAATCGACAGTCGATTTCAAGCAAGATGGCTGGAGCGTTGATTATCTGCTGCAAGATACGCTGATCCGCTCGACCGGGTCTGGAAGCAATATCGACAAGGTGTTTGCCGGAGCAACCGCTGATCTACTGCAGAATGTAGTCGAGGGAATAGTGTTGGACGCCTCAGCTACGGCGCCGGGAAGTACCTGGGATGATCAGGTACAGGTGGATCTGGTCTATCCGAATGGTTCGGGAGGGACGACTACGGCGACGATACAGCCGATCCCCAGCGGGCATTTCAGTTTCAGTAATGTGCCGATCGGCATCCATCACCTTCGCGTGATCTTCCTTCCCCGAACGGACACAGTAACGATGCCGGTGACAGTCTATCCAAAAAAAACCACCCGGTTAGAGGTGGTTTTCCCGGCTGATCTCTGGTAG
- a CDS encoding type II secretion system protein: MVKKLRREDGFGFVELLVVIAVIGILAAVAMRSMTSTINDARRIETEREMEMLATAIVGNPSLTADFHRTDFGYVGDIGSFPSSLTALYSNPGYSTWDGPYIPSGFAQDTVSYRLDEWGAAYSYSGGLTISSTGGGSSITKKIADATTDYLSNQFLGIVADDNDSLPGTIKKDSVRVRVTIPNGAGGMSSKNYTPNGSGEFTLDSIPVGTHQLHVIYLPQNDTLERYVTVLPRHVNSSPPVFKFTAGYFSAGGGGSCSGSVLLRPDGVGNFDDLIPSSGAGWQCVDETTADDNTSYVERADNSWADDVYRLPDPASQSCAPISVTVYIRCKREHTQGDCRAVIRTGGNVYTGTTNALTTTWTDYSHSWNTNPATGVAWTWSDINNLQAGVDLRGQNSNFSAFCTQVWVVVTY; the protein is encoded by the coding sequence ATGGTGAAAAAACTTCGCCGGGAGGATGGATTCGGATTTGTCGAACTGCTGGTAGTGATCGCGGTGATCGGCATACTGGCGGCGGTGGCGATGCGAAGTATGACCTCGACCATCAATGATGCCAGGCGAATCGAGACGGAGCGAGAGATGGAGATGCTGGCGACAGCGATTGTCGGCAATCCAAGTTTGACAGCAGATTTTCATCGCACGGATTTTGGGTATGTCGGCGACATCGGTTCATTTCCGTCCAGTCTGACAGCACTGTACAGTAATCCCGGATACAGCACATGGGATGGCCCATATATCCCAAGTGGTTTTGCCCAGGATACCGTGAGCTATCGGCTGGATGAATGGGGAGCGGCGTATTCCTACTCGGGTGGATTGACCATCAGTTCGACTGGTGGTGGCAGCAGTATCACCAAAAAGATCGCCGATGCTACCACCGATTATCTCAGCAATCAGTTTTTGGGGATAGTCGCCGACGACAATGATTCATTGCCGGGGACAATCAAGAAAGATTCGGTGCGGGTACGCGTGACGATTCCAAACGGGGCGGGCGGAATGTCCTCCAAAAATTACACGCCGAACGGATCGGGTGAGTTCACACTCGACAGTATTCCAGTCGGGACGCACCAACTGCACGTGATCTACCTTCCCCAGAATGACACGCTCGAGCGGTATGTGACGGTATTGCCACGACATGTAAACAGCTCGCCGCCGGTATTCAAGTTCACGGCAGGGTACTTTTCTGCCGGAGGTGGCGGGAGTTGTTCGGGATCAGTACTACTTCGACCGGATGGCGTAGGTAACTTTGATGACCTGATCCCGAGTTCCGGAGCGGGCTGGCAATGTGTCGATGAAACGACAGCAGATGATAATACGAGTTACGTGGAACGCGCGGACAACTCCTGGGCGGATGATGTCTATCGACTGCCGGACCCGGCGTCACAGTCCTGTGCGCCGATCAGCGTAACAGTCTATATCCGTTGCAAGCGAGAGCATACACAGGGGGATTGCCGAGCGGTTATCCGGACAGGCGGCAATGTGTACACTGGGACGACCAACGCGCTGACCACCACCTGGACGGACTATTCGCATAGCTGGAATACGAATCCAGCGACGGGGGTCGCCTGGACCTGGAGTGATATCAACAATCTTCAGGCGGGAGTTGATCTTCGCGGTCAAAACAGCAACTTCTCGGCTTTCTGTACCCAGGTTTGGGTAGTAGTAACGTACTAG
- a CDS encoding saccharopine dehydrogenase NADP-binding domain-containing protein: MKIAVLGAGLMGRAAVFDVARAAGVTQVGVFDIDPKLAQEVANKYGDGKAVSAQLDAGNEDAVFQAIQGYDSLVSCVTYKYNPGITRAAIRAKCNMVDLGGNNDAVNTALEMDAEAAQAGITIIPDCGLAPGMVSIIATDGINQFASVNAVKIRVGGLPQSPRPPLNYQMVFSAEGLINEYWEPCVILEDGKKRTVNPMTGVELLSFDGIGKLEAFYTSGGTSTLPDTFEGRIENLDYKTIRYPGHCQLFKTMLDIGLASWQPISVGAVQVPPREVLKAVLDKNLNFGGPDLVLVRISIEGEKDGRLKTIVYEIVDRQDSKTGLTAMMRTTAFPAAIIAWMAAAGQITVKGVKPQEVAVAPALFLPQLKKRGIILTIKED, from the coding sequence ATGAAAATAGCGGTACTGGGAGCTGGATTGATGGGGCGCGCGGCAGTTTTTGATGTCGCTCGCGCGGCAGGGGTGACACAGGTCGGCGTCTTTGATATCGACCCCAAACTGGCACAGGAAGTTGCCAACAAGTACGGAGATGGCAAGGCCGTCTCGGCGCAACTCGATGCTGGCAATGAAGATGCGGTCTTTCAGGCGATTCAGGGATATGACTCCCTGGTCTCCTGCGTTACCTATAAATACAACCCGGGCATTACCCGCGCCGCGATTCGCGCCAAGTGCAACATGGTAGATCTCGGCGGCAATAATGACGCTGTTAATACCGCGCTCGAAATGGATGCCGAAGCCGCCCAGGCCGGTATCACCATCATCCCCGACTGTGGCCTTGCCCCGGGAATGGTCTCGATTATCGCCACCGATGGGATCAACCAGTTCGCTTCGGTAAACGCGGTCAAGATTCGCGTCGGCGGACTTCCCCAATCCCCGCGACCGCCACTCAACTACCAGATGGTCTTCAGTGCCGAAGGTCTCATAAATGAGTACTGGGAGCCGTGTGTCATTCTCGAAGATGGGAAGAAAAGGACCGTCAATCCTATGACCGGTGTTGAACTGCTCAGCTTCGATGGAATCGGCAAACTGGAGGCATTCTATACTTCGGGAGGTACCTCGACTCTTCCGGATACTTTCGAAGGAAGGATCGAGAACCTCGACTACAAAACGATCCGCTATCCCGGGCATTGCCAGCTTTTCAAGACGATGCTTGATATCGGACTCGCTTCCTGGCAACCGATTTCAGTCGGTGCCGTTCAGGTGCCGCCACGCGAGGTACTCAAAGCCGTCCTCGACAAAAATCTCAATTTCGGCGGACCGGACCTGGTCCTCGTTCGCATCTCCATTGAGGGTGAAAAAGATGGTCGCTTGAAAACGATCGTTTATGAGATCGTCGACCGTCAGGATTCCAAGACCGGCCTGACCGCCATGATGCGTACCACGGCATTTCCTGCCGCCATCATCGCCTGGATGGCCGCTGCCGGACAGATCACCGTCAAGGGTGTCAAACCGCAGGAGGTTGCGGTCGCTCCGGCGCTTTTCCTGCCACAGTTGAAAAAGCGCGGCATTATCCTGACCATTAAAGAAGACTAG
- a CDS encoding carboxypeptidase regulatory-like domain-containing protein, protein MITRLRNIDGCRGFTLVEVVIVLVIAAILGTVALRAGRQISDTARLEETKQEMESIARGIVGNPDLTNNGMRADYGYVGDIGALPPNLAALVTNPGYATWKGPYVRNRFAQVASDYASDAWGTNYTYSGLAVVSSGSGSTISRNLAPSTTDLLRNDVAGTITDADGTPPGGVFDDSLFVQLIYPNGTGGYRTETVHPTPDGSFAFDSIPIGTHALTVIYTPTDDTLKRFLSIGPNHQLQVNVPFAENLWATSLVSPGGGSSNSVTLRPNGTGLWNLLSGCSGANYQCVDEEVADEDATRVSQSMNLFIADYYELTNPSGIVDPIISVTVYARAKREHTQGQLRLLVRPGLFPYYGSTTDLTSSWANYSYTWTTNPATGSAWAWSDINSLEAGVQLKGQGTHSSYCTQLWVVVEY, encoded by the coding sequence ATGATAACCAGACTCCGAAATATAGATGGCTGTCGCGGGTTCACACTGGTGGAAGTGGTGATCGTGTTGGTGATCGCGGCTATTCTGGGGACAGTGGCTCTTCGCGCGGGAAGACAGATCTCCGATACGGCCCGCTTGGAAGAAACCAAGCAGGAGATGGAGAGTATCGCTCGAGGGATAGTAGGGAATCCGGATCTGACCAACAATGGGATGCGGGCCGATTATGGGTATGTTGGAGATATAGGCGCGTTGCCGCCGAATCTCGCGGCATTAGTTACGAATCCCGGCTATGCGACCTGGAAGGGTCCGTATGTGCGGAATCGGTTTGCCCAGGTGGCGAGTGATTATGCCAGCGATGCCTGGGGCACGAACTACACGTACAGCGGGTTGGCGGTCGTTTCTTCCGGGTCGGGGAGTACGATTTCGCGAAACCTGGCGCCATCGACCACAGACCTATTGAGAAACGACGTGGCCGGGACGATCACTGATGCGGATGGCACTCCTCCAGGTGGCGTGTTCGACGATTCTCTGTTTGTGCAGTTAATCTATCCGAATGGGACAGGCGGATACAGAACTGAGACGGTTCATCCAACACCAGACGGCTCGTTCGCATTTGATTCCATTCCAATCGGAACACATGCGCTGACTGTGATCTACACGCCGACGGATGACACGTTAAAGCGATTTTTGTCGATCGGCCCGAATCATCAATTGCAGGTGAATGTACCATTTGCAGAGAACCTCTGGGCGACCAGTCTGGTTTCGCCGGGGGGCGGGAGTTCAAATTCTGTCACGCTTCGACCGAACGGAACCGGGCTCTGGAATCTGCTCAGTGGATGCTCCGGCGCCAATTACCAGTGCGTCGACGAAGAAGTTGCCGACGAAGATGCTACCCGGGTGTCGCAATCGATGAATTTGTTTATCGCGGATTATTATGAGTTGACCAATCCCTCGGGAATCGTCGATCCGATCATCTCGGTAACCGTGTACGCGCGCGCCAAACGGGAACATACGCAAGGACAATTGCGACTACTGGTTCGACCCGGGCTGTTCCCCTATTACGGTTCCACCACGGATCTGACTAGTTCCTGGGCGAACTATTCGTATACCTGGACTACTAACCCGGCGACAGGATCGGCCTGGGCATGGTCGGATATCAACAGCCTCGAGGCAGGTGTACAGCTCAAAGGGCAAGGGACGCATAGTTCGTACTGCACTCAACTCTGGGTGGTGGTCGAGTATTAG